A segment of the Aridibaculum aurantiacum genome:
GATGAAAATGCTGGGCGATGTAACGGTCACTGCTGCCAGGCCAATGGTAGAGCAGCAGGGTGACAAGCTGATCTATAATGTAGAGGATGATCCCGTGGCAAGATCGGAATCGGCCAGTGACATACTGCGGAGGACACCTTATGTAAACGTGGATGGAGATGGCGCTATCCAGGTAAATGGGCAATCAAATTTTAGAGTGTTACTGGATGGGAGAGAGACTGCTTTGTTTTCTCAGAATGTAAAGGAAGCACTGAAAGCTTTTCCGGGCGCTACCATTGCGCGCATAGAAATTATTACGTCGCCTTCGGCTAAATACGATGCGGAAGGTGTGGGCGGCATCATCAATATCATCACCAAGAAGAAAGTTGCCGGTTATAACGGAACGATCAACTCAGGTATTAACAGCCTCGGCAATACGAATGCTGGATTGAACATTAACCTGAAGGTTGGCAAGGTGGGTATAAGTGGAACATATAGCGTTATGAACAACGATGGACTTCGCAGCCGCCAGATGGGTATTACAACGCCTGTAAACCCTATTGCTTTTGCAAGCAGGCAAGTGGGTGGAGGTCGCGTAACCGACCTGTTCTTTCACCAGGGAAATTTGGAACTTAGTTATGACATCGATAGCACCAATACGTTAGTCTTTTATGGCAATATGGGCAAGCATAGAAACCGGGCTGAAAATGATTACACGATCAATACGTTGTTTGCAAACGGGAATTCGGATATAAGCCCTTATCTCCTCGACACCAGGTTCGAAATGCCGACATACGGCTTTGGTTCTGACTATATCCGCAAGTTTAAAGGAAAGCCGCAAAAGGAGTTCAACATCCGTTTCAATGCGCTTTACAACACCAACCGTTCTTTTTCCAACAGCCAGCAGGATATTGGACCTACGGATCGGTTTCTCCTTAACAACAGCGAGGCATTCAATAGCGAGTACACGGTGCAGGCAGATCTTATTGAGCCAATCAATAAGTCTACCCGGCTAGAAACAGGCGTTAAAACTATTTTGAGAAAAGCATACTCTGATTTTGAAAGCCTGATCAAATTCAATAAAGCAGAACCTTACCGCACTAACCCCGCTAACACCGACAGGTTTGGGTACGACCAGAATGTGTATGGGGGATATGTGTCTGTAAATAAGGTTACCAAAGTAGTTACAGCCCGCCTCGGTTTACGCATTGAGCACACAAGCGTGTTTGGTGATTTTACCAGCACGTCTACCACAGTTAGGCAAGAGTATACCAACCTCATTCCCAACGTGATGCTATCGCGGCAGTTCAGCAAAACCATGAACTCCAATTTCACCTACAACATGCGGCTTGGAAGACCTTTTATACAGAGCCTGAACCCGTTTGTAAACAACAACGACTCGCTTAATATCAGCTTTGGTAATCCTAATCTCGGGCCTCAATACGTACACAGCTTCGCGCTGCAAAACCGGTTCTTCAAAGGCCCTAAGTTTATTTCTATCCAAACAGGTTTCAATTTTGCAAACAACCTGATCATTCAAAACCCAACGTATGATCCGAGCACAGGTGTTACTTCGGTTACCGGTGCAAACGCCGGACAGATCAGGGAATTCAGCCTTGGATTTGTTTCCAATCTTCCTGTTGGTAAGTGGAACTTCGCAGTCAATGCAACGGGCCGTTTGGCGCGTATCCGCAACAGCTTGCAAACTTCTTTCTTTACTACTACCGCTGGTAATATGAACGCGAACATAACTTACAAAGCATCGCCAGTTTTTACCATTGCATCTAATAGCGGCTATGGAGTTCCGCTGCGTATGCCAAACAGTACCTTTCCCGACAACTACTTTTATGGCTTCAGTTTTATCTACAAAGTGCTGAAGGGGAAACTGACAATGACAGCTAACATCAACAATTTTCTGGAGGAAGAGCGGAAGCTCTTTTTTGTAACTGAAACTGCAAATTTCACCACTACCAACACGAACCATATACTTTTCAGAAACTTCGGGCTGGCGCTCAACTACAGTTTCGGTAAGCTGAAGGAAAATGTGTCGAAGAAGAAAGGCGTAAATAATGACGACGCTGTGCAGTAAGCTCTGGCTTACTAGTGCTACTACTCTTAGACGTTGATGTAGCAACAGGTTAATTTGGAATGGCTATTAGTTTGATCAGCTTGTTCAAGTTGGGGATTTAAACCGTATGTAAAAAACTGCTCGGCTGTTTCAAATGTTTTACCGTTCAACATCATGTAATCAAGTTTTATCATAGGCAGTTTTTTCCGTGCAGTATTTTGGCCTTGCCTATTGTCCTGAGTAAGGGCCGTTTGAATACTTTAAAATCGTGGGGCTAAAAAAGCAGGAAAGACAGAAGTAGTAACAACACTGTTAATGTACCGCGATAAAACATTTCAAAAAGTTGTTCGATGCTATGGAAGTATTAAAAGAGAGGCAGCATATAGAGCTTATAGATAAAGGACATTTTGAACATCGATATTCTCATATGTATGCTGAGAAAGAGATATCAATGTATATCGAATACTGCTGGGAGAGCAGGTTTGAAAATTTATTAGAAGAAAATCCTGGAGGTTTTTCTGATGTCATTCTACCCAATATTGGCTACACCTACATGATAAACTTGGGCACACCTTATAGCATTAAATTAGCTAACCAAATATTTTGTGTCAAAACTGGTTGCTTCCTTCCGAGACAAGTTCCGATTAGTGCTCATCATTCAGTGGGAAATAAAATATTCGGTATAAAGTTTAAAGTGTGTCCAATTGTTTTTGAAAAAGATGTAGACTTCTCAGACTATAAGCAATACATATATCCGCTTGCTTATCTAATAGATAAAAAGATCATAGAAAAAATTAAATCAGCGCAAGATTTCCAGGAAAGAGCAAATATTGTTTTTACGCATTACAATGGGCTAATTAAAATGCATTCAGGCTCCCTACAATATGTTACCACTGTTACGGAAATATTGAAAAGGTATATAGAGGAAAACAATTTCAACCTGGCAATAGGGCAGATAGCGGAACAATATAACATTAGCCCCCGAACGCTGGGAAGATATTTTGAAACGACCACTGGCTTCAGCAGCAAACAGGCATTGCAACTTCTACGTATAAGAATGGCAGTATCGGAGTATGTAAAAAATCCGCAGGAGTTTGATTATGCTAAATTTAATTATTGGGACTACAGTCATTTTTGCAAGCATTTAAAACAATTTACAGCCGATCATTTTCATCATTTTCAACAAATGCAAGACGAAAAAGATGCCGCGTGTAAATGCCATTAAATTATTAATCAAAGCTGTTTAATTGGAATAATCATTAGCTACTCCAGGAACATTATCTATTCAAATTCTAAGTAACATCAGCATCCTTAATTTCAACGCGTTTAGTATAAAATATTATTGGTCTGAAATAACTGGTACAGGATTTACCGATGAATTTGCATAAAAGCATATTGCTTATAAAGCTTTTAAATGACTTCCCATTACAACAACCGACTTTGATTAAAGACTGTCTCACTAAGATTGAAATGGGCTCTTTTATAGAAGGAGACAATTATGAATTCCTGGTTTCACTAGAAATAAAACCAGGAAAAACACCCGGTAAAAAAGCGTCTTATACATATTCATCTTGTAGCCATTCATCCTTTGTATCACCTGTTTATCAACTTCTGAATTTTTATTGCAGCCCTTTACAAATTGCTGTTGCCTAACAAGAACTCCCGGGTACGTACACATGAGGAAACGCCGGCTTCATAAGCCGGAGGCTCGCCATCCTTGGCAGTCAATTCATTCCATCTTTTCACTTTCTCAAAAACAAAATGCGTAATTATGAGAAGACTATTACTTTTTATCTTCTGCATCGCACTTGCAGGTATTGCACTTGCTCAAACCAGGACAGTTACCGGAATAGTAACTGACGAAAAAGGTGTTCCATTAGCTAATGCTTCGGTTCTGGTACGCGGTACTACCACTGGGGTAAACACTGATGTGAACGGACGATTTTCTATTGCAGTTCCATCCAATGCGCGGGTACTTGTTATATCCTCAGTTGGATATGGTTCGCAGGAATTAACACTTTCTGCCACTACCAACGAGTACAATGCTGCGCTTCAATCTACCGCAGAAAGATTGGATGAAGTAGTGGTGGTTGGTTATGGTCAACAGGCAGCCCGAAGGGTTACTACATCTATTGCTACCATTAAAGGTGATGAGATACGTAACCTGCCTGTAGCTGAATTATCACAAGCCATACAAGGACGTGTTGCAGGTGTCCAGATCTCTGCAGGTTCAGGCAGGCCGGGTGCACCAATAGCAGTGAATGTAAGAGGTAGATCCTCTATACAGGCAGGTAACAACCCTCTTTATGTTATTGATGGATTGATCCTGGCGAGCAACAACAACTTTACGCCATCGTTGGGTACCGTTGCATCACAAGCACAGGCTGGTGCCGGTATTTCACCATTGGCAAACATCAACCCTGATGATATTGAATCCATAGAGGTTTTAAAAGATGCTGCAGCAGCGGCTATCTATGGATCACGCGGTTCGAATGGAGTAGTATTAATAACAACTAAAAGAGGTAGCAGAAGCAACAGGTCGCAGGTAAGCCTTACCAGCTTCTATGGTTTCCAATCGCTTACTACCAGGCGTGATGTATTGAATGCAAGTGAGTACCGCCAGCTTTACAATGAGGCGCGTGTAAATACAGGTCTTACTCCTTTATTCACGCAATCAGAAATTGACAACCCGCCAGCTAATGTGAACTGGCTGGATGAAATCCTGAATAAGAACTCTGCAATTGTAAATACACAGGTTGCTGTTTCTTCAGGTGGAGATAGAAAAACACAGATTTACGCTTCATTAGGTTATTTAAAACAAGATGGTCCATTGATCAAGGGCGACTTTAGCAGGTACAGTGGACGCTTCAATTTGGATCATTCTGTTACTGATAGATTGAAGATTGGTAACAGCAGTGGTATAGCCAGGACAAGACGTAGTGAGACACCTGTAGATAACAGTATCTTCTCGCCTTTCCCACGATCGTTGATTGCGCGTCCAGATCAGCCTATATATAATCCAGATGGAAAGTTTGCGGTGAATGATTTCAATAATCCTGTACAGATGTTTCTTACAGACAATTTTGTAAATCTTCTTACCCTGCAGAATTTAA
Coding sequences within it:
- a CDS encoding outer membrane beta-barrel protein, whose amino-acid sequence is MKNGMQHKIGLLLAMCLALFTIGNAQEVSVKGRLVDSASTKQIADATINFQEVEKKISKTILSDKSGAFQTNLVPGRYRVMITHSSFRRRLMPLKVEAEPIDIGNVQLVPGMKMLGDVTVTAARPMVEQQGDKLIYNVEDDPVARSESASDILRRTPYVNVDGDGAIQVNGQSNFRVLLDGRETALFSQNVKEALKAFPGATIARIEIITSPSAKYDAEGVGGIINIITKKKVAGYNGTINSGINSLGNTNAGLNINLKVGKVGISGTYSVMNNDGLRSRQMGITTPVNPIAFASRQVGGGRVTDLFFHQGNLELSYDIDSTNTLVFYGNMGKHRNRAENDYTINTLFANGNSDISPYLLDTRFEMPTYGFGSDYIRKFKGKPQKEFNIRFNALYNTNRSFSNSQQDIGPTDRFLLNNSEAFNSEYTVQADLIEPINKSTRLETGVKTILRKAYSDFESLIKFNKAEPYRTNPANTDRFGYDQNVYGGYVSVNKVTKVVTARLGLRIEHTSVFGDFTSTSTTVRQEYTNLIPNVMLSRQFSKTMNSNFTYNMRLGRPFIQSLNPFVNNNDSLNISFGNPNLGPQYVHSFALQNRFFKGPKFISIQTGFNFANNLIIQNPTYDPSTGVTSVTGANAGQIREFSLGFVSNLPVGKWNFAVNATGRLARIRNSLQTSFFTTTAGNMNANITYKASPVFTIASNSGYGVPLRMPNSTFPDNYFYGFSFIYKVLKGKLTMTANINNFLEEERKLFFVTETANFTTTNTNHILFRNFGLALNYSFGKLKENVSKKKGVNNDDAVQ
- a CDS encoding helix-turn-helix domain-containing protein; protein product: MEVLKERQHIELIDKGHFEHRYSHMYAEKEISMYIEYCWESRFENLLEENPGGFSDVILPNIGYTYMINLGTPYSIKLANQIFCVKTGCFLPRQVPISAHHSVGNKIFGIKFKVCPIVFEKDVDFSDYKQYIYPLAYLIDKKIIEKIKSAQDFQERANIVFTHYNGLIKMHSGSLQYVTTVTEILKRYIEENNFNLAIGQIAEQYNISPRTLGRYFETTTGFSSKQALQLLRIRMAVSEYVKNPQEFDYAKFNYWDYSHFCKHLKQFTADHFHHFQQMQDEKDAACKCH